One segment of Desmodus rotundus isolate HL8 chromosome 6, HLdesRot8A.1, whole genome shotgun sequence DNA contains the following:
- the TAS2R16 gene encoding LOW QUALITY PROTEIN: taste receptor type 2 member 16 (The sequence of the model RefSeq protein was modified relative to this genomic sequence to represent the inferred CDS: inserted 1 base in 1 codon; deleted 2 bases in 1 codon; substituted 1 base at 1 genomic stop codon), whose amino-acid sequence MIPNQLTVFFMIIYLLESLTIILQSSLIVAVLNREXVQVKRLSPVDMIFISLGICPFCQQWSSALYNFCSYFNPNFVLWYMSIFWEYTNTLTLWLTTLLAVVYCVKISFFTHPIFLWLRWRILRLVPWMLLGSLLVSCETTIFSAFRHHSEIXMMQFPGNNTVTKRLKTFVENIMISQQMVVLTILFLLFLASTILLIAHRPNTWQMQHHHTGHSNSSTKAYSTALRLLAFFLIVLTSYFLIIIFSTMHILWEMKSWFWVRETIIYAIVSIHSTSLMLSSPKLKEVLKVSSCDL is encoded by the exons atgatacccaaccaactcaCTGTTTTCTTCATGATCATCTATTTGCTTGAGTCCTTGACAATAATTTTGCAGAGTAGCCTAATTGTTGCAGTGCTGAACAGAGAGTAGGTCCAGGTCAAAAGACTGTCACCTGTGGACATGATTTTCATCAGCCTGGGCATCTGCCCCTTCTGTCAACAGTGGTCATCAGCACTGTACAATTTTTGCTCCTATTTCAACCCTAACTTTGTACTTTGGTACATGTCAATCTTTTGGGAATATACTAATACTCTTACACTCTGGTTAACCACCTTGCTTGCTGTCGTCTACTGTGTCAAAATCTCTTTCTTCACCCACCCCATCTTCCTCTGGCTAAGGTGGAGAATTTTGAGGTTGGTTCCTTGGATGTTGCTGGGCTCTCTGCTGGTTTCCTGTGAGACAACCATTTTTTCAGCTTTTAGACATCACAGCGAGA GCATGATGCAGTTCCCTGGAAACAACACTGTGACTAAGAGACTTAAGACCTTTGTGGAAAATATTATGATCTCTCAACAAATGGTTGTGCTGACTATTCTTTTCCTCCTGTTCCTGGCCTCCACCATCCTGCTCATAGCTCATAGACCCAACACTTGG CAGATGCAACATCACCATACTGGCCACAGCAACTCCAGCACGAAAGCTTACTCCACTGCCTTGAGGCTTCTTGCCTTCTTCCTCATCGTCCTCACCTCTTACTTTCTGATCATAATCTTCTCCACTATGCACATCCTATGGGAAATGAAATCCTGGTTCTGGGTCAGGGAAACTATCATCTATGCTATAGTCTCTATTCATTCCACTTCACTAATGCTGAGCAGCCCTAAATTAAAAGAGGTTTTAAAGGTAAGCAGCTGCGACCTATAG